The nucleotide sequence AAGCTGCACCGTAAGAAGCCTTGGTCACGTAAGACATGAGCGACTGCCAGGGTGTGCCTATTCGGTAGGTGCCAAGGCCCGGATGTTTGGTCGGGGTCCTATCGCCGTAATGCTTTCTGGGGAATGGGGAAAGCTGGCCTGCCCCGGAGGTTGATGGGTTGCAGGTGATCCTCCTATGTGACTTCCTACAAAGCCCGGCCGAAGCTGAGCCTCCGGCGAACAGCTCTGCCCGTGCCCCGGAGGGTTCCTCCGGCTCCCCGAGGAATTGAAGGGGCTTCGGGCCCTCTGTTGTTTGCCCGGGAGCAAATCCTAGGCTTCCTCATAGGCTCTGAGAAACTCTTTTCTTGATATGCCGGCCTGGGTGCAGATAGTGCGAAGGGTGGATCCTTTGATCCGTTCGTGGTTGGGCATGGTGAGCGGAGTGACCGTTCCGTCGGGATTGGCACGCTCCAGGGCCAGATGGTTTCCTTCCCGCACCAGCCTGAAGCCCAGCGACTTGAGCGCCCGCAGGACTCTGGCCCTGGGAACACCTGCAGGTCATTTGTCCAAGGCTACAGCGCCACCCCCGTCTCTGATACGAATACCTCCAGGACATCGGACCCGGCAGCTACGACTTCCTCGCCGAAGGTCTCAACATGAAAGCGGATGGCCGACTTAACATCTGCCAGCGCTTCCGCATAGGTGTTGCCTTCGCCGACCACTACTCCCTTAAGACCGATGGGGTAGGCTACGTATCCATCGGGGTGCTTTTCCACAACCACCTTGAACGTTCGCACCGCCACACCTCCATGCTTCGTGCTGGCTCTCTGCGCGGGTCGCTGCACCGGCTGCCGCCTGTTTCTCTCGTGCTTGCTTATCACCATTATA is from Clostridia bacterium and encodes:
- a CDS encoding type II toxin-antitoxin system HicA family toxin; its protein translation is MRALKSLGFRLVREGNHLALERANPDGTVTPLTMPNHERIKGSTLRTICTQAGISRKEFLRAYEEA
- a CDS encoding type II toxin-antitoxin system HicB family antitoxin, with product MRTFKVVVEKHPDGYVAYPIGLKGVVVGEGNTYAEALADVKSAIRFHVETFGEEVVAAGSDVLEVFVSETGVAL